The sequence TGTAGTGAAACATTATCAATTACAAAATTTTGAACAAAGAATCAAGTGGCTTGGAAATCCTAGTCACAGTTAGTTATTCAAGAAACCAGAGGAATGGCCAAAGCAGGTAACTGTGAGGTTGGAAACGTAATTACTTGTATGGTGGATGATAGCTTCACATTGGCACACATGAAAATGGAAAAAAGATAAAAGACAACCATGAGAAAGAGAATGACACATCGGTTTCTGCAGACGGCCGCTCAAATAGAACCTCTCCCGTCCTAAAACATCCTGAACCAAATCATGCATTCGGACAACACCGTACTTGAACCTCTAGCAAAGAATTTGCATAAAAATTTCAGAGCAAGTAAACAAAATTATCTGTAAGTAATTCAAACATCCAAGTATATTTTAGCACTCAAAAAATATAGATGAAAATAGCCAAGAAATATTTTAACTAATAGAGCTTATTTACCCTGTCGTTGTGAGTTATAAATGGATTGAAGTGTACGCCAACCCCAATATCATCAGCAACATCAGTGATCTATCTAACCAAACATCGCATCAGAATAAAACAGCAACCAGTCGTGCTCCACCAAGGCGCACCATATTTAAGACGAGAAGATAAAAGCAATACCATTCGTGCTCCACCAAGGCCATCCAAGACGCATAATGGCTCGGGTTGTTTTTAAGATTCTTAATTTAAATAAGAATATATCATCCATCagcgattaaaaaaaaaaaaacacattacaAAATTCAAGACAATGAAGAGATTCTAATCATTTCAAGGAAAAATCCGCAAATACCTCGGCATGCCATTGTCGGGGGTCTGCTACACCAAGAATGTAATCTATCATGGATGTCtggaaaaacaaaacaaacataaaaaccAATGAAGGTGTGTTGTTGGTAACTTCGAGAAAAGGAAAAAGGATACCTTGTCCGAATTGTTTGGATGGAGGGAGGACCCATAGATGCAGCAGAACTCAACTGGAGGAAGAATTTCTAGCAAACTTGTCAGCTCAAGTCTTTTGACGCTATCCATTCACTATCACTTCTCAGAATGTGAAAACTGCTTCAGTAGtccgtgtatatatatatatatatatgatggaaAAGCCCATTTATGTGAATAACTGATACCAgaaactaaaaatatatattacgttTGAATATATCACGAGAACATTCGTCGAACAAGTTAGATGCCTGGCTCGTTTTCAAGTTTCAACAATGCATGCATTCACATTTGCCGATAAGTTATTAATTTGGAAAAGGTTGGTTGTAACAAATAAATCATACAACCAACGTTAGGCAAATTCATTGGGTTGCCATGATTACTAGCAGATGACAGTTATGCTCTGATATCAAATGTGTGGTCCAATGCTAGACTCTAAATCGAGCATATCCgagtttatgctctgataccaaatgtgAGTGCCCATGCTCCTGATTAACGTTTAATGACCAAATAATCAAGTGATGcaaacagcgaaaacgagtaACATTTTTCTTTTTTGGACCTACAgaaattttggcatgacctcCTTGTAATTAGGAGGTCCTGAAAAATCAAAACAACACAACCTCTtaatactcgaaaatagagtcacatTCAACAAATACAAATCCTACAGCcacactggccaggactaaaacacatgcagagccggcaaggctcgatcactCTACAATCAAATTCAAACCAATAACAAAGTGTATATACAGCTACTCGGGGTATCTCCCCGGCAAAAATCCAAACTAGACACAATACATATAAATATTTGGGAACACCACAACTACTAGTCTTATTGGGAACCGCAGCTTGACGCTCCAGCTCCAGCTCCAGCAGACGCGTCAGAATTCCCTGGAAATCCTGCTATGGCATCAAaaacaaccacagcataaaaaaaaacaagggtCGGACCCTGTACGACAGAACAGTAAATTACGATGTATATAAATGACATGTAATAATACCAAGTGAATGCAATGCAATTGTATGCAATGCGTGAATGATAACAATGAAATAACGGATACCAAGTGGAGTACCAACGAATAACGTCATCAACAGTGGCCAACCGTGCCAGGTTGCAACATCAAATCGCCGCTCGACCATGCACGTAGCATCGAGGGTACGGGAGCTACCCGCTCGCCCTCATGAGTGTACTAAATCctatgtcactcgctccatcgaTGACTCAATAAATCTCAACAGATCGATATCAAcagcaatcaaaggagtcaaggctcaatatgctatGTCATTTGATTAAAATGTTAAAATGTCTAGCTGACGAATATCCCTTtcgttttatttaaaaaatatatatatattatttacttAAAAAAGAGAAACTAAGGATAATTACTCAACTCAGCACATAATCTCATAATTATGCATGAATGCACATATAAATCATCCAAGGCATATAATAGCAATTAACAAACTACTTCATACAATTACATGGCGTTATAAGTATTGTCAGATACATGTTTGAGCGAACCTCGCAATCAAACAAATTACCACAATAGATCTTACGAAACTCTGGATCATTCTCAGTTATCCAACCCTGTTGGCAATTATCATTTATCATCAAAttctgatatatatacatatacaattcctaAAATATGCAGAACTtgccaaaaaaaatcaaatatacgATCCTAAGGTCgaaatatcaaattttaatcattcttAAATCTTCCGAAAATTACATTTGACAATCCTAAGGCATCGTACTTTCAAATATGAGATTTCTACGGCCCTAGAAGGTCGAAAATCCCAATAATACTAATCTGAATTTTCTAGAAATTCTATAAAATTCCATAAATTCGTATTAGACTCTCTAAAACATCTAAACATCCAAACATTAATTATTAAGAACTGAAACTCGAAAATCCTCAATTTAATAAATCTGAAATTTCCGGAAAATACCCATAAATTCCCTGAACTACCATATACAATTTCTAAGGCATCCAAGATCCAAAtattcaataattcaactcaataattcgaaatcccatatatatatattctgaaaattcgaaataaattccataaaaataagaaatttgATCGATACCTCCAATCGGCTCAAATATAGTACCTACACCCAACAAATAATCATATATCAATCATATAATTTCGAATGAACAAAAAGCCCCAAATTTCGAAACTCTAATTTTCGAATTATACCTTCTAGGctacgaaaacaagctccaaatGACTAAACAATCTCGACCCAAAGCTGAAAAGCGGCCAGAAATGGAAAATAGGCGGCGAACTACGGCTGCCGGAAAATGGGTCCGACCAACAGCGCTTGAAACCTTGCAAAAAGGGTAGTGGAAGATAGCTCTTGAAGAGAGGATTCCATAACTACACACGTAAAATTCCGATCACTGACGGCGGAGTTCTCGGCGGTCAAAGGTGGCGAAAATTTTGAAGGGAAATGCAAGAAACGGAGGAGAGGGTGACGgaaagaagatgatggagaggAGAGAGACCGATATATtgagttattttttaaaatagaatttattataaataaaggATTATTAAAAATGTCTCGAATACTTacgtaaaatattgaaaatgcacatttCTACTCTGTTAAATTTTAATAGTCATCTTCAACTCTgaccttttataaaattagcacacATGCATCTTCATATGAgcgattgttgcgcacgcgcccttCATGCGACTGagtcaatattttgatttttttggcaccacatacccctgtgaaatattaaaattacatatttgaccccttgagagtataatttttaaatctattcaactcataaaatccaattataaaatatttatcaaacattcacattttatgaatttttatttttattttaaatttattattattaattaatttgtttctaaaaaatactattattatatcttgatatcattattttattaaatcacttcgtgttttcaaTTTTTCCATAAACATGCATTCGTTAACAAGGATTATATACCTAAACGTACTAAAATATTGAACCAATATGATaagttcatgcatattacttttTCAATTTAAGACTATATAtgtttgaaccaaaatctaaatttttcgagaatatgtATTGCACAATTTAcagtaaataataattaaaaaataaaattgttatataatgataaaatttactattaaaatatattttttgtataaCTAATACTAAGAtaaaataactaatattttcatagttatttaattaaaatatttgttatttaattaaatatagaattaataataaattttatcattatataatcattttatttttttattatttattgcaaaATTGTGTAatgcattttttcaaaaatttagatttttgttCAATACTATATAGTTTTAAATCGAAAAAATAATATGCTTGaacatatcattttaattagtttaatattttggtacttttacgtatttaaatctttgtttatgaatgcatattTAATGGAAAAGTTGGAAGCACTaagtaaatttaataaaataatgatattaagataaagtaataatatttttttagaaacaaattaattaataataataaatttaaaataaaaataaaaataaaaattcatacaatgtaaatgtttgataaatattttataattggatcttatggattgaaaatatttaaaaattaaactctaagggggtcaaatatgcaattttaatatttcacatggatatttggtgcaaaaaaaatcaaaatatttgtccaatcgcatgaggggcgcgcgCGTGTGCAACAATCGCTCATATAAAGGGGCACGTGTGCTAATTTTGTAAAAGGTCgaggttgaagatgcctattaaattTTCACAGGAGaaaagtgtgcattttcaatatttcacaagggtatttggtgaaaataactCTATAAATAAATGCTTTAATTTCATATATGAACTTATCACAAACTATTTTAACACAacaatttgattatttttaggttGAGTGATCCAAAGAGGTTAAACTAAATCATTGAATATGAATTTTCTATTTATAACTCCATCGGACATCAACCATCTTTCGTGATTGATTACCAAAGAATTTTATTTACAAAGttcaagagcactccttgcaaATTGCAACATACAATAATAATGTTGTTAATATGCTAGATCGTACACCGTGAACCAATATATATTAATGATATGAAAATGGGAGTTAGTGCAAAATATATGAATTAAAGACAATAGACTACAACTCACTAAAATATCAATCTAAAGTTTCTTTGAGTGTACCCGTAGTTTCAAGTTCATTAGGTTCCCTCAAAACTGGTGAAACTAAGGATAATGCTCTAAACCGAGCTTGCTCTTCTTCATCTTGTGTAGTATTCGCCGATCTCTCTTCTTCCAATAATGCATCGGCAACATGTGGTGTCAAAAAATTATTCCCTTTATAAAATACCAGGAAGTCGTTATTTCTTGACAGTAGCATGCCACCGGTTAATTTTTGCATCAAATTAATATCGAGCATATTCAGGTATTGTAAGTTTACATGCATTATTTCAATGCTTACTTACGGTGAATCAAATATTGAAGAGCATATCTTCAATCACAATAAGCAgaagataattaattaatttcaaatttgaGTATTCTTGCATTACAACTCATATGCTCGTTACATTCTTGAGAATAACACTCCCATACACTAACACCTTCACTACTATGCATTGATGGTTTCACTCTTTGAAAGCATGCATTTAcaatgaaagcacataatcatgcaatcatataattcttgaaagcataaagcatgctcgcatgtaatGCACGTAATCACATATAGCATTCAATCTTATGCAATATAAATCAGTCAAAcaaactcaatctaccccgttCATccttctcagtccgagaaacttaagctctgataccatatgctgtgggaacctcgggttgctaattttATCTTAGAGCAAATTAATCATTAATCATGATTTAATGTGGGATAATAAAATCAagacaaaaattttttttaaaatatacacggactccgtgcacgggtccgtgcattaacatGTAGTGACATTTCTAGGCTAACTGAatgtttatataatttttttaaatataaaaatattacttacaaactgataaaaaaacataaagatCACCAATATCTAATTTAATAAACCATTATACtcgtaaatttattatataaactaaattaaaacaaaatGTTCAAATTCTTCGCGCTTTCTGTTGTGCAAAATTGTCAACTAAATCATCATAGTCAAGATTAGCTACCATATTTTTTTCAATAGATAATATTGCCAAACCATTCAACCTATCTTGTGACATAGTTGATCGGAGGTAGTTCTTTATCAACTTCAGCTTGGAGAAACTTCTTTCAGCAGAAGCTACTGTAACTGGTATGATTAATAATATTCTATAAGCTATCCAAGCATTAGGAAACCCATGATGAAAATTTTTGACATACTCCAAGACTTCATGTGGTTTGGTAATCAAATCTGGTAATGCTTTCCTCAATAACTGCAATTCAGAAAATAGTTCAAGCCCACTAATATCATAAGCATCCTCATGTTTCAAAAATTTCTCAAGTGTAGCACATGAATTGTTCAAActctcatcatcatcttctttcaACTTGTTCAAGTCaaataaaaatccaaaaatctcttCATATTTCTGAAACTGCTCAAATCTTGTCTTGAGTGAAGAAAGAGCATGATCAACTATCTACAAAAAATAAtttacatgaaaatattcttcAGCTCCTTGTATTGGTTCATCTTGAGAATTTTcatcgaaatttttttttctatgacGAATACGAGTTTCACGAAATATGGGTTCAACCTCCATTTCTAAGGCAATCTTCTCAACTTCACTCTTCGCATTTTCAAAACCAAAATTAATGTATTCTTCCAAAAAGATAATCAAACCTTTTAAGAGACTAATACCCTCAGAAATAACCATATCCTTTCTTTGGAGAATCTTGCtgattttatttactttttgcAATACTTCAAACCATATCACTATGCCCAAAAGGAATTCAAAGCTTTGAAGTTCATAATTTTCTAAAGACCCTGCATCACTGACTGTTGTTGCATCACCACTATGTTCAACTAGATGTAACAATGCTCCCTTATTTGAGGAGCTTGAAATCTTACAGCTTTTACGCTATcaagatgaaagagtgggtgcccggttagccaacttgtggctaagggcttttatgactctatgtataaacaatctttgtttaatataatttacattctttaatggcattatctttgtctttcttcatattgttatattgtgatatactattattgttttgataaagaccttgaatatactatagtgtaagtaagatgagatagtgaataaagagagatcactattatgaaacacatcttatagtcactgtatattctaaacagttcctagtcaattgagccgtccgaaaataaggataaggatcgctcgagattgagactagcatttgtgatgtcaagtaccacgtttcattggtaatgaacatggagatgttcaaagcatgcaaatggatatttatatgatgaatgatcgaactaccctattcgtactttccaagtggttatcacttatcgagtggataaagtccgcggttttggttgtacaccattagtccttactacttgaaacatcattgagactctatatgctagtactgtactttgactcgtttatcgaatctatgggggtcatcaggtgtcgggattgggtatagctacg comes from Henckelia pumila isolate YLH828 chromosome 4, ASM3356847v2, whole genome shotgun sequence and encodes:
- the LOC140862796 gene encoding uncharacterized protein, whose translation is MEAEKRLRKKLTIDSSNQKFIEKEKRFWRDVLKRIISVVKTLSSSNLTFRGSNDEKLDDHNSGNFLSIIRMIADFDPIMEEHLRRIRRKEIRRVHYLGHNVQNELILLLAGEIRNKIIEIIKGAKYFSVILDFSDAGSLENYELQSFEFLLGIVIWFEVLQKVNKISKILQRKDMVISEGISLLKGLIIFLEEYINFGFENAKSEVEKIALEMEIVDHALSSLKTRFEQFQKYEEIFGFLFDLNKLKEDDDESLNNSCATLEKFLKHEDAYDISGLELFSELQLLRKALPDLITKPHEVLEYVKNFHHGFPNAWIAYRILLIIPVTVASAERSFSKLKLIKNYLRSTMSQDRLNGLAILSIEKNMVANLDYDDLVDNFAQQKARRI